From Desulfovibrio inopinatus DSM 10711:
TTTTTTCGCTCGTAGCGCATTAATGGTGTCGCGCAAGCTGGCGGCTCGTTCGAACTCAAGATTCTTGGCCGCGGCACGCATATCGCGTTCAAGCTTCCGAATATGTTTCGGCAGGTCTTCGTCGGAGATACCATACGCAGCTGTATCTTCAGCGACGGACATCGTCGTACCCATAAGAGACCCGGCTTGTCCTTTCGTATCAAGGACATCCGTTTCTTGCAGACTATCAAGCACATTGTCCAGTTGCTTATAGACCGTCTGCGGTACTATTCCATGTTTTTCATTGTACTCGATCTGTTTTTCACGACGTCGATCCGTTTCTTCCATAGCTGCACGCATAGAACGCGTAACGGAGTCCGCGTAGAGAAGCACCCGTCCGGAGGCGTTGCGTGCTGCTCGTCCGAATGTCTGGATAAGCGAACGTGCCGACCGGAGGAACCCTTCTTTGTCTGCATCAAGGATGGCAACCAGGGAGACCTCCGGAATATCGAGCCCTTCACGGAGGAGGTTAATGCCAACCAGAACAGAAAACTGCCCTTGACGAAGCGCTTGAATAATGGCGACACGTTCGAGCGTATCGATATCCGAGTGTAGGTAGCGGGCGGCAACGCCCATGGAATTGAAATATTCGGTAAGATCTTCGGCCATACGTTTGGTCAGCGTCGTGACAAGAACGCGTTCGTTGGCATCCTGACGGAATCGACATTCCGCCGTGAGGTCATCCACTTGTCCCTTGGTCGGACGTACTTCAAGTATCGGATCAAGGAGGCCGGTTGGTCGAATAATTTGTTCAGCAACAACGCCCTGCGATGTATCAAGTTCAAAGGGACCGGGGGTCGCCGAGACATAGATGGTTTGCCCTATTCGCTCCATGAATTCATCGAAATTGAGCGGCCGGTTATCCAAAGCAGACGGCAACCGAAACCCAAAGTCAACCAACGTCTTTTTTCGTGCCCGGTCACCGTTAAACATGCCTCCTACTTGAGGAACGGTGATGTGTGATTCATCGATAAAGAGAAGAAAATCATCCGGGAAATAATCGAGAAGCGTTGCAGGTGGCTCTCCACTCCGACGGCCGTCGAGGTGTCTGGAATAATTCTCGATCCCATTACAGTATCCGAGTTCTTCAATCATCTCCAAATCGTACATTGTACGCTGTTCGAGACGTTGCCGCTCCAGATGTTTTTCTTCCTTTTCGTATTGTTGCAAACGCCCTTGTAACTCATCACGAATATCAGTGATGGCGCGGGTGAGATTTTCCCGATCCGAAACATAGTGACTATTTGGAAAGATAATCGTTTTGTTGAGCGGTCGTACAACTTCACCGGTCAAAGGATCGGTTTCTAGAATTGCCTCCAACTCATCCCCAAAAAATTCGAGGCGCATGGCACGGTCACGACTGTACGCCGGAATAAGTTCAATAACATCGCCACGAACTCGAAAAACCCCTCGGTGAAAATCATAATCATTGCGTTCATATTGGATGTCCACCAGGCGTTCCATGACATGATCCATGGTAACATCCTGCCCTTCTTCCAAGGTCAGCACCATGCGTTCATAGTACTCTCTGGACCCCAGACCATATATGCAAGACACCGATGCAACGATTAAAACGTCGCGTCGTGTAAGCAGCGAATGCGTGGCACTATGTCTGAGTTTGTCAATATTATCGTTAATGGAAGAATCTTTTTCAATATAGGTATCAGAATGCGGCAAATAGGCTTCAGGCTGATAATAATCATAATAACTGACAAAATATTCAACAGCATTATTGGGAAAAAGCCCTTTAAACTCATTGAACAGCTGTGCAGCCAAGGTTTTGTTCGGCGCCATAATGAGTGCTGGTCGATTGAGCTTGGCCACAACATGCGCCATGGTAAATGTCTTCCCTGTCCCTGTCGCACCGAGCAGAACCTGGTGCTTCAATCCATGCTCGATGTTGGCCACAATTTGTTCAATGGCCTCGGGCTGATCTCCTTTGGGAACGAAATCGCTGTGCAATTCAAATGTATCGTGTATCACGGTGACCCTATAGCCGACAAAAATACGATGACCGGTGCGGTCGGCGTTCGACCGGCCCAAAAACCCTGGAAAAGACTCTGGAATATTTACGCGGTCAAGTGTAGTGTCATCCTTCTTGGCTGACAACGCGAAATATCGTCGTCGAGGAGGCGAAAATGGAAATCGATATTATTCCGGCCGATTATGAATTGCCTGTTGACCGGGCCTATGCCATTACCGTGGTTATCAAAAGCTTCAAAGGACGCAAAGACGTTGATGTCCACTTGTTTCGGTCCAAATGGGATCCCGAAGAAGACGAAGCCTATGATTGGGACATCCTTCTCGGTGATCCGGTTGATCCCTACATCGAGATCAACATTGAAAGTAGCAGACGGGTATTGCTCGAAGCCTTCACAATCGAAGAACGTGACGCCATCGTAGAATACCTTAAGGAACGTTACGGCGAAAAGCTCGCGTCAATTAAATCCTGCCCGCTCAATTTCCCCATTCCTTTGGGGTTGGCAGGACTCTCTGAACTGAGTCCAGGGAAGTCCATTGGTTTCATCAACTTCGACACCATGCCGAATTATCCATTGGATTTCTCGTTCTGTGGTTTTTTTGACCTCAGTGGACACAAGCCCATTATCGACAATCAAGAATAACACGTTAGGGAACGGCTATTCGGCTTGAATAGGCGTTTCCTTCTCTTGTGTTATATCGTTTGCGGAATTATTTACACTGCTTTGGCTTACCTTGGTTACGGGAATATTTCCCTATTCAATAATACCCCTTGAGGGGAATGGTTATGTCACTTTCTGCTGTTTGTGTTTTTTGTGGATCAAACCCTGGGTTTGATCCTGCGTTTATGAATGCGGCGAACGAGCTTGGCCGATTATTAGCTGAGCAACATATTCAGCTCGTGTATGGAGGCGCTGCCGTCGGTCTGATGGGTGCCGTTGCCGACGCAGCGCTGGCGGCTGGTGGCGAAGTTCATGGAGTTATCCCCGGATTCCTCCATGATAAAGAAATTGCTCATCCCGGTTTAACATCATGCCGTGTTGTTGACTCCATGCATGAACGAAAAGCGGCGATGGCCGAGATATCCGATGGTTTTATTGCGCTGCCTGGAGGCATGGGAACGCTTGAAGAAATTTGCGAGGTCATCACATGGGCTCAGCTCGGGCTCCACTGTAAGCCATGTGGTTTTCTCAATATCACAGACTATTATGATCCGCTTCAGACGTTTCTTTCCAATATGATTGAAAATGGCTTTTTCAAAAAAGCACAGGCGCCGCTGCTTATTGCCGAGACGACACCGGCAGCACTGCTGCAACGATTTGCCGACTATGCCCCCCCCTGCGCATCGAAATGGATCGACCTCGATAAAACATAATCTTCTTCAATCATTGCGAACCGAGACCTCGGTTCGCAATTGTCATTTTACCATTGGAAATCAGGCATCTCGCAGGTATGCCAGGGGCCGGCGAGATGATCCAATACCGTTGCCGACTCCAATGCCCTGAGAAAAGACGGGCGCGGCCATTCCGTCGCACCAAAATGGAGCATGTGGGGTGTCGTTTGCTGGCAGTCGATCAGGTGAAATCCATGATGCTCAAGAAAGCGGACAAGATGAACCAAGGCTACCTTGGAGGCGTTTGGCTTCAGATGGAACATCGACTCACCGAAGAATGCTCGACCGACAGCAACACCATAGATCCCGCCGACAAGTTCTCCGTCCTCCCACGCCTCGACACAGTGAGCATAGCCTAATTCAAAAAGGCGACAATACGCGCGATTCATATCCGCAGTAATCCATGTCCCGCCGGTATCCAACCGTGTTTCTGCACAAAGCCTGATGACACCGTGAAAATCCGTGTCGAATCCAATGGAAAAAACTTGCTTGCGTAAGACCTTTCGCAGGCTCTTTGCAATATGAAGATCTTTGGGGACAAGAACAAGCCGGGGGTGAGGACACCACCAGAGAATAGGACTATTATCATTGTACCAAGGGAAAATACCGCGTCGGTAAGCAGCAAGAAGCCGATCTGGCCGCAAATCGCCTCCGACGGCCAGAAGACCGTCGGGTTCAGCGAATTGTGGTTCTGGAAACTCCAGGCTATTATTGAGTAAATACAACACCGATGAATCGAAAGTTATGCAATGACCGGTTCTTTTGTTGCGACAGCCTTTCCAGAAAAGGTAAAGGTGAAAACCGCTGGCCCGTCCTTTTCATTGCGCTCGTCATGAGGCGACGGAGCATTTTCAGCCAAATCAACAAGCACTTGTCCGCCTTTGCGTAATTCACCAAACAGCATCGCCTGTGCCAAAGGATCTTTGATCTCTTGTTGAATAACACGGGCAAGCGGTCGGGCTCCGTAATCCTGGTCATATCCAGCATCGGCAAGCCACTTGCGTGCTGCTTCTGTGCACTCGATGCTCACCTTCCGTTCGTGCACTTGATCGTTGAGCTCCAGGAGGAACTTGTCCACGATTTGTTCCATGACATTAAAATCAAGCGCTTTGAAGGAGACAGTACCGTCAAGACGGTTCCGAAATTCCGGGCTAAACAAACGCTCAAGCGCTTTCAGACCGCGACCGGTCTTGTCTTCGGCTTTAACTCCTCCGAACCCGATGCTCTTTGAAGCCATTTCCCGGGCTCCAGCGTTGGTGGTCATCAACAAGATAACATGGTTGAAGTCGGCTTTTCGCCCATTGTTGTCGGTCAATGTCGCGTAGTCCATCACCTGAAGCAAAATATTGAACATATCAGGGTGGGCTTTTTCGATTTCATCAAGCAACAATACACAGTACGGGTGCTTCCGGATGGCATCCGTCAACAAACCACCCTGCTCGAATCCGACATATCCCGGAGGCGCGCCGATCAATCGAGCCACAGCGTGCTTCTCCATGTATTCACTCATGTCAAATCGTTGAAAATGGATACCTAATACAGCGGCAAGTTGCTTGGACAACTCGGTTTTGCCCACACCGGTGGGCCCGGCCAACAAAAAGTTGCCTGTGGGTTTTCCTGCCTGCCGCAAACCGGCTCGGGATCGTTTGATGGCCTTGGAGAGCTGATCAATGGCATCATTTTGGCCATAAATAACATTTTTAAGTTCGTTTTCGAGATTTTCCAGTCGATTTTTATCCGAGGCAGAGATTCGTTGCGTCGGAATCTTGGCCATACTGGCCACGATTTTTTCGACATCGGCAACACCAATGCTATTCGAGGACGACCTATTCGAAAGTTGGTATCGTGCTCCAGCTTCATCAATGACATCAATCGCTTTGTCCGGTAAATAGCGATCGTTAATGTGCCGTGCAGAAAGTTCAGCAGCAGCCTTCAGCGCCGATACCGTATATTTCACGCCGTGATGATCTTCATAATAGGACTTCAAGCCCTTGAGAATTTCAACGGCTTGGTCCACCGTGGGTTCGGCAATTTCGATTTTTTGGAATCGACGAGATAACGCACGATCTTTCTCGAAATGATTTTTGTATTCTTCGTAAGTTGTCGATCCGATACACCGGAGTTTCCCTGAGGCCAGTACCGGTTTCAAAATATTGGATGCGTCCAACGTGCCCCCGCTCGTGGCACCTGCACCAATGATTGTGTGGATTTCATCGACAAAAAGAATGGCGCCATCAATACCTTGCAACTCACCAATGACACCTTTCAAACGAGCTTCGAAGTCTCCACGGTATTTTGTACCCGCCAACAGGGCTCCCATATCGAGAGCAAAAATCTGTGTTTCCAAGAAGGCATTTGGGACATTTTCTTCCGCTATACGAAGTGCCAACCCTTCAGCCATGGCTGTTTTGCCGACACCAGGATCTCCCACGAAAATGGGATTGTTTTTACGCCGGCGCATAAGTACCTGCACCGTTCGCTCAAGCTCGCCCTCACGGCCAATAAGTGGATCAATGTCACCAGCTTTGGCTTTTTCGACAAGATTAACCGTGAATTGTTCGAGCGGCGAACCGGACTTGGCCGAAGACGCTTCCGATCCTTTCTGATTCGTTTCGTTCTCCACTGCCCATCCATCCTTGGTACTTCCATGAGAAATGAATTCAAGCACGTCGAGCCGGGTTACACCATGTGACTTGAGAAAATACACAGCATATGAATCTTCCTCGTCAAACAAAGCGGCAAGCACATCTCCAATTTCAACTTGCTCTTTTCCGGAAGACTGCATGTGCATGATCGCCCGCTGTAAAACCCGTTGAACGCCAAGAGTCTGCACGACTTCCGTGGCAACGTTTTGCGGCATGACTTCCATGTGATCAATAAAAAAGCGTTCGAGTTGGTGCTTGAGGCGAACAACATTCGCACCGCAGTTCAACAGCAGATCTTTGCCTTCATCCTCAAGCAGGATGGCGTACAAAAGATGCTCCAGAGTCAGGTACTCATGGTTGCGGCGCTTGACCTCCTTGACAGCCGTGGTCAGAACGCTTTCAAGCTTTTTACTCAGCATTTATACCTCTTCCATACTGCATTTTAGGGGATACCCATTGCTCTGGGCAAGATCACGCACCATGGCAACTTTTGTCTCGGCAACTTCTTGTGTATATATTCCGCACACCCCAACGCCATTATTGTGTACGTTCAACATAATCTGTGTCGCTTCGCGCTCGCTTTTACGAAAGACCTGCACAAGAACTCGCACGACAAATTCCATGGTCGTG
This genomic window contains:
- the clpS gene encoding ATP-dependent Clp protease adapter ClpS; this encodes MSEPFFDDGLESTTDVRDEVREPKQYKVLLHNDDYTTMEFVVRVLVQVFRKSEREATQIMLNVHNNGVGVCGIYTQEVAETKVAMVRDLAQSNGYPLKCSMEEV
- the uvrB gene encoding excinuclease ABC subunit UvrB; amino-acid sequence: MHDTFELHSDFVPKGDQPEAIEQIVANIEHGLKHQVLLGATGTGKTFTMAHVVAKLNRPALIMAPNKTLAAQLFNEFKGLFPNNAVEYFVSYYDYYQPEAYLPHSDTYIEKDSSINDNIDKLRHSATHSLLTRRDVLIVASVSCIYGLGSREYYERMVLTLEEGQDVTMDHVMERLVDIQYERNDYDFHRGVFRVRGDVIELIPAYSRDRAMRLEFFGDELEAILETDPLTGEVVRPLNKTIIFPNSHYVSDRENLTRAITDIRDELQGRLQQYEKEEKHLERQRLEQRTMYDLEMIEELGYCNGIENYSRHLDGRRSGEPPATLLDYFPDDFLLFIDESHITVPQVGGMFNGDRARKKTLVDFGFRLPSALDNRPLNFDEFMERIGQTIYVSATPGPFELDTSQGVVAEQIIRPTGLLDPILEVRPTKGQVDDLTAECRFRQDANERVLVTTLTKRMAEDLTEYFNSMGVAARYLHSDIDTLERVAIIQALRQGQFSVLVGINLLREGLDIPEVSLVAILDADKEGFLRSARSLIQTFGRAARNASGRVLLYADSVTRSMRAAMEETDRRREKQIEYNEKHGIVPQTVYKQLDNVLDSLQETDVLDTKGQAGSLMGTTMSVAEDTAAYGISDEDLPKHIRKLERDMRAAAKNLEFERAASLRDTINALRAKKEGNT
- the aat gene encoding leucyl/phenylalanyl-tRNA--protein transferase — protein: MLYLLNNSLEFPEPQFAEPDGLLAVGGDLRPDRLLAAYRRGIFPWYNDNSPILWWCPHPRLVLVPKDLHIAKSLRKVLRKQVFSIGFDTDFHGVIRLCAETRLDTGGTWITADMNRAYCRLFELGYAHCVEAWEDGELVGGIYGVAVGRAFFGESMFHLKPNASKVALVHLVRFLEHHGFHLIDCQQTTPHMLHFGATEWPRPSFLRALESATVLDHLAGPWHTCEMPDFQW
- a CDS encoding TIGR00730 family Rossman fold protein — translated: MSLSAVCVFCGSNPGFDPAFMNAANELGRLLAEQHIQLVYGGAAVGLMGAVADAALAAGGEVHGVIPGFLHDKEIAHPGLTSCRVVDSMHERKAAMAEISDGFIALPGGMGTLEEICEVITWAQLGLHCKPCGFLNITDYYDPLQTFLSNMIENGFFKKAQAPLLIAETTPAALLQRFADYAPPCASKWIDLDKT
- the clpA gene encoding ATP-dependent Clp protease ATP-binding subunit ClpA, whose product is MLSKKLESVLTTAVKEVKRRNHEYLTLEHLLYAILLEDEGKDLLLNCGANVVRLKHQLERFFIDHMEVMPQNVATEVVQTLGVQRVLQRAIMHMQSSGKEQVEIGDVLAALFDEEDSYAVYFLKSHGVTRLDVLEFISHGSTKDGWAVENETNQKGSEASSAKSGSPLEQFTVNLVEKAKAGDIDPLIGREGELERTVQVLMRRRKNNPIFVGDPGVGKTAMAEGLALRIAEENVPNAFLETQIFALDMGALLAGTKYRGDFEARLKGVIGELQGIDGAILFVDEIHTIIGAGATSGGTLDASNILKPVLASGKLRCIGSTTYEEYKNHFEKDRALSRRFQKIEIAEPTVDQAVEILKGLKSYYEDHHGVKYTVSALKAAAELSARHINDRYLPDKAIDVIDEAGARYQLSNRSSSNSIGVADVEKIVASMAKIPTQRISASDKNRLENLENELKNVIYGQNDAIDQLSKAIKRSRAGLRQAGKPTGNFLLAGPTGVGKTELSKQLAAVLGIHFQRFDMSEYMEKHAVARLIGAPPGYVGFEQGGLLTDAIRKHPYCVLLLDEIEKAHPDMFNILLQVMDYATLTDNNGRKADFNHVILLMTTNAGAREMASKSIGFGGVKAEDKTGRGLKALERLFSPEFRNRLDGTVSFKALDFNVMEQIVDKFLLELNDQVHERKVSIECTEAARKWLADAGYDQDYGARPLARVIQQEIKDPLAQAMLFGELRKGGQVLVDLAENAPSPHDERNEKDGPAVFTFTFSGKAVATKEPVIA